A single Entelurus aequoreus isolate RoL-2023_Sb linkage group LG11, RoL_Eaeq_v1.1, whole genome shotgun sequence DNA region contains:
- the LOC133660114 gene encoding transcription factor HIVEP3 isoform X4: MEAEPSHTADGERSGRQEQQHVTAESPLGSCPPQQPQQSSNPRPVHRALGRLQNRQPKRADLLRLQQQAVAWQQTDTPGPSGGSLFSSGSASISSLPSTSSTQVEQGHRIPSQSSQETKEGVSSPRKGEKKPPKLGKYVCTYCGRPCAKPSVLQKHIRSHTGERPYPCAPCGFSFKTKSNLYKHRKSHAHRIKAGLVSSRDEPSSSGPDCRSIGEDPEEPTEGESTESEDETGQHRKSSKEISARQKKGGKELPEGSEECQRPEDSQAVKQRLALRLSERKRGPMASPDDPPLSLSTSSSSLGPGSKGSTESGYFSGSGSTDLSQVSPPSASAKTYAEIILGKYGRLGGQQRSSHPQHSNSPLIALPGTDDKSISFSVPKTQVIEHITKLITINEAVVDTSEIDSVKPRRSSLSRKSSFESPKLTTQKDAYTLDSKGEAPGPSGLGHPHNPETDPSSTQTSTAPLLRSRSMPSSTSQQEFSVSGNRSTRGYRLCQSFDEQQASAAEINIVHAHRMLRRQPAIEVPLGAELMLEETPPNSCSSIKGRDGVRHPQQQPPQSTLSPFECKVCGTHFQHCDNYRAHTGMCTGQQTLVQESSDASKTCREDRPQMMMHYKFRALAMAVRKRRKEESIEEDLPSPGSVAMSERSAVLLPVASQGHNQTLSGASVETESGQQQHDRKGVSVIQHTSSFEKQETISMESEVSDVKEAQQAQQPHPKPSTSRLIRQHNIQVPEIFVTVEPDADMTSLSPTVTASSSKEAERVEEFQWPQRSQTLAQLPAEKLPPKKKRLRLAEMAQSSGESSFESVSLPRSPSQESSMSHTSSLSASFEDAARTEPALWGSSSQSTQMLTVPSPSHQHNQSHKEMRRSASEQAPQKTEQVSETRSKSFDLGSLSSQQSASSWKERRKCLLVKHATLGEPEQEEEVGMSQLSRADSPKPGPSHLSHPLVYSSSPFHPEDTENVLQLLQPRDVLPPHLSDQPTFPPGLPATQFINRSFLHSQITPPVHPMQIHMGEQLGIQLHQPPALVPVQFPFRTTASQSLYLPSPPLHSSYACTAPSTDGRTSSTSFDLTQQSLVTISYPYPRPVIATCVAQLTPAVSLVVPVRLQTHIPTYARAMYTTLSQILTSACPQEPIFCTAMTLMGQVERSKLQRSYLKVPSPDIKCLPPLLLPGEGMSPSVEGYGPLGPGGSKRMLSPAASLELSTEAQRHQKRVKEEEEGEEHKSGKETENVEEKMHREGGSKAAGKQLEEIESKKDLLETTTVKTEGKHKREEKQVEESTGRSQKEEQHPVEEKKIERPNTRSYPSLHTSTSVNWCYLNYVKPNPTAQRDSSTSVYSTWSVSGHNPNLPGISTKVALSLLCSKQKHCSETYTIAMAPNPDKIKKPPSSSNAPRVSECRSIPPQPVPPLMEQIPSPNRRRIKKPEKKRRLPPQNKAKHLVSEYLKEGTSRRELCNETAAQLLDSCCDLTLHSGLYETTSFLPLTGSGVPLMKNQEVHASNDVPLLRMRSKRCACSSMLDSECHYFCHLDIIWVNTASKTTLYGLGGALSRRRRSAGRCACKNLKDLTCASFCYHRSG; the protein is encoded by the exons ATGGAGGCCGAGCCCAGCCATACGGCTGATGGGGAGCGCTCTGGAAGACAAGAGCAGCAGCATGTGACAGCTGAATCCCCACTTGGGTCTTGTCCACCGCAGCAGCCCCAGCAGTCCTCTAACCCACGTCCTGTACACAGAGCTTTGGGTCGACTGCAGAATCGCCAGCCCAAACGTGCTGATCTTCTTCGGTTACAACAGCAAGCAGTAGCATGGCAGCAAACGGACACACCAGGTCCTTCAGGAGGCAGCCTTTTCTCTTCAGGATCTGCATCAATCTCATCTCTTCCTTCTACATCCTCCACCCAGGTTGAGCAGGGTCACAGGATCCCATCTCAGTCAAGCCAAGAGACTAAAGAAGGGGTGAGCTCTCCTAGAAAAGGAGAGAAAAAACCCCCGAAACTAGGGAAATATGTGTGCACTTATTGTGGCCGTCCTTGTGCCAAGCCAAGTGTTCTTCAGAAACACATTCGCTCCCACACAGGAGAAAGACCTTATCCTTGTGCTCCCTGTGGTTTTTCTTTCAAGACCAAGAGTAACCTGTACAAGCACCGCAAGTCCCATGCTCATCGCATTAAAGCAGGTCTTGTGTCCAGTCGTGATGAGCCCAGTTCTAGTGGCCCAGACTGCCGTAGTATTGGAGAAGATCCTGAGGAGCCTACAGAAGGAGAAAGTACAGAGTCAGAAGACGAGACAGGCCAACACAGAAAATCTTCTAAGGAGATTTCGGCACGACAGAAAAAAGGTGGTAAGGAGTTGCCCGAGGGGTCAGAAGAGTGCCAGAGGCCTGAAGATTCTCAAGCTGTCAAGCAAAGGCTGGCGCTGCGACTTAGTGAAAGAAAACGTGGACCCATGGCTTCTCCTGATGATCCTCCTTTGTCTCTCTCCACCTCATCTTCGTCTCTTGGCCCTGGCAGTAAAGGCAGCACAGAGTCTGGATACTTTTCTGGATCTGGCAGCACTGACCTGTCCCAAGTTAGTCCTCCGAGCGCTAGTGCCAAAACCTACGCAGAAATAATTCTTGGGAAATATGGGAGGTTAGGAGGGCAGCAGCGGAGTTCACATCCCCAGCATTCTAATTCTCCCCTTATTGCACTGCCTGGAACAGATGATAAGAGTATTTCTTTTTCTGTACCCAAAACCCAAGTAATAGAACACATTACAAAACTCATCACTATCAATGAAGCAGTGGTAGACACCAGTGAGATTGACAGCGTGAAGCCTCGACGTTCCTCTCTGTCAAGGAAAAGCAGCTTTGAATCACCCAAATTGACTACCCAAAAAGACGCCTACACATTGGATTCAAAGGGAGAAGCCCCTGGTCCCAGTGGTTTGGGACATCCACACAATCCCGAAACAGATCCATCATCTACCCAAACGTCAACAGCCCCCCTGCTCAGAAGTCGCTCGATGCCATCGTCTACCAGCCAACAAGAGTTCTCTGTGTCTGGAAACAGGTCCACCAGAGGTTATCGTCTCTGCCAGTCTTTCGATGAGCAGCAGGCTTCGGCGGCAGAGATTAACATTGTTCATGCCCATCGTATGCTGAGGCGCCAACCTGCCATAGAGGTTCCTCTGGGAGCTGAGCTTATGTTGGAGGAGACTCCGCCCAACTCCTGTTCGTCAATCAAAGGCAGAGACGGAGTCAGGCATCCACAGCAACAACCACCGCAAAGTACTTTGAGCCCATTTGAATGCAAAGTAtgtgggacacatttccagcattGTGACAACTACAGGGCTCATACAGGCATGTGCACAGGGCAGCAAACACTGGTACAAGAGAGCAGCGATGCAAGTAAGACCTGCAGAGAGGATCGGCCCCAGATGATGATGCACTATAAATTCAGAGCCCTGGCCATGGCtgtgaggaagaggaggaaagaAGAGAGTATAGAAGAGGATCTACCTAGTCCTGGGTCCGTAGCCATGTCAGAGAGGTCTGCAGTCCTCCTACCAGTGGCAAGTCAAGGACACAACCAGACACTCTCAG GTGCTTCTGTCGAGACTGAGTCGGGACAACAGCAGCATGACAGAAAAGGGGTGTCTGTCATTCAGCACACAAGCTCCTTTGAAAAGCAGGAGACAATCTCCATGGAAAGTGAGGTATCAGATGTCAAGGAGGCTCAACAAGCACAGCAACCCCATCCAAAACCTTCTACATCACGCCTTATCCGCCAGCACAACATCCAAGTTCCAGAGATCTTTGTTACAGTGGAGCCTGATGCTGACATGACGTCTTTGTCACCAACAGTAACAGCATCGTCTTCTAAG GAGGCAGAAAGAGTGGAGGAGTTCCAGTGGCCACAACGTAGCCAGACTCTGGCCCAACTCCCTGCAGAAAAACTGCCCCCGAAGAAGAAAAGACTCCGCTTAGCTGAGATGGCGCAGTCCTCAGGGGAGTCAAGCTTTGAGTCTGTGTCTCTGCCACGCAGTCCTAGTCAGGAGAGCAGCATGTCCCACACTTCAAGTCTTTCCGCTTCTTTCGAAGATGCAGCAAGGACTGAACCTGCCCTTTGGGGCTCCAGTAGCCAAAGCACCCAAATGTTGACCGTGCCATCCCCCTCCCATCAACATAACCAAAGCCACAAGGAGATGAGGCGTTCAGCTTCAGAACAGGCCCCTCAGAAAACAGAGCAGGTCTCCGAAACTAGAAGTAAATCTTTCGACTTGGGTTCCTTGTCATCTCAGCAGTCAGCATCATCCTGGAAAGAACGGAGGAAGTGTCTCCTTGTAAAGCATGCTACCTTAGGGGAACCTGAGCAAGAGGAGGAGGTTGGCATGAGTCAGTTATCTAGAGCAGACAGTCCGAAGCCTGGTCCTTCTCACTTGAGCCACCCTCTGGTTTACTCAAGTTCCCCTTTCCACCCAGAGGACACGGAGAATGTCTTGCAGCTGTTACAGCCACGAGATGTGCTTCCTCCACATCTAAGCGACCAACCAACATTCCCTCCAGGATTGCCGGCGACACAGTTTATTAACAGAAGCTTTTTACATTCACAAATCACTCCACCTGTACACCCAATGCAGATCCACATGGGTGAACAGTTGGGTATACAGCTTCATCAACCtcctgctttagttcctgtccaaTTTCCCTTCAGGACCACTGCTAGCCAGTCCCTGTACTTGCCTTCCCCTCCATTACATTCCTCGTATGCTTGTACAGCTCCTTCCACAGATGGGAGAACCTCGTCTACGTCTTTTGACCTTACCCAGCAGTCTCTTGTTACAATTTCATACCCCTACCCGCGGCCTGTGATTGCCACTTGTGTGGCACAGCTTACACCAGCAGTGTCCCTGGTGGTGCCAGTCCGCCTCCAAACCCATATCCCTACCTATGCTCGTGCAATGTACACCACCCTGTCCCAGATCCTCACTTCTGCTTGTCCGCAGGAGCCCATTTTTTGTACGGCCATGACACTTATGGGCCAAGTAGAAAGGAGCAAGTTACAGAGGTCTTATCTGAAAGTCCCCTCACCAGACATTAAGTGTCTCCCTCCACTGCTTCTTCCTGGAGAGGGTATGTCACCATCAGTCGAGGGATACGGTCCACTTGGCCCTGGTGGGAGTAAACGCATGCTCTCACCTGCAGCCAGTCTGGAGCTCAGTACTGAAGCTCAGCGTCACCAGAAAAGAgtaaaagaggaagaggagggggaAGAACACAAGTCTGGAAAAGAAACAGAGAATGTAGAAGAAAAGATGCACAGGGAAGGAGGAAGTAAAGCTGCTGGGAAACAACTGGAAGAGATTGAAAGTAAAAAAGACCTGCTTGAGACTACAACTGTAAAAACAGAAGGGAAGCATAAAAGGGAGGAGAAACAGGTAGAAGAATCAACTGGGAGAAGTCAAAAAGAGGAGCAACATCCTGTTGAAGAGAAGAAGATTGAGAGACCAAACACCCGTTCATACCCCAGCCTTCACACGTCCACCTCTGTCAACTGGTGCTACCTGAACTATGTCAAACCCAACCCGACCGCACAGAGGGACAGTAGCACCTCAGTTTATTCCACCTGGAGTGTCAGCGGACACAACCCAAACTTGCCAGGCATCAGCACTAAGGTGGCCTTGTCTCTGCTGTGCTCCAAACAGAAGCATTGCTCAGAGACCTACACCATCGCCATGGCTCCAAATCCAGACAAAATCAAAAAGCCCCCTTCAAGTAGCAACGCTCCACGAGTGTCAGAG TGCAGGTCCATCCCACCACAGCCAGTCCCTCCACTGATGGAACAGATCCCCAGCCCGAACAGGAGGAGAATAAAGAAACCAGAGAAAAAGAGGCGCCTTCCACCTCAAAACAAAGCGAAACATCTCGTGTCCGAATATTTGAAGGAGG